GTACTGGAAGATGAAATTGTTGGGAGAGAGaatgataagaaagagattataaAATGTCTTTTCAATGACAATGTTGTAGAGAATATTTCTATCATTCCAATTGTTGGTATTGGAGGATTGGGCAAGACAACACTAGCTCAATTGGTATACAATGATGAAACtgtcaaaaaatattttgagcTTAAACTTTGGATTTGTGTCTCTGATACCTTTGACGTACAACAAATtgttaaagaaattttaaaacaattaacaAAAGTGAAGCATGAAGAAAGCCTACAGCTGTTGCAAAATCAGCTTCGAGAAAAAATTAATGGGAAAAAATACTTGCTTGTCTTGGATGATTTGTGGAATGAGGAAAATAATAAATGGCTTCTCTTGAGAAATTTGCTCATGGTTGGTGCAAGAGGAAGTAGAATAATAGTGACCACATGCTCAGAAAGTGTAGCGAGGATAATAGGGGCAGTTTCATGGCATGCTCTAAGAGGCCTACCTGAAGAGAAGGCTTGGAGTTTGTTTGTAAAAATGGCATTTGAACAAGTTCAACTACCAGAGAACGAAGCCTTTATAAGTTTGGGAAAGGAGATTATGGGGAAGTGTGCTGGGTACCTCTTGCCATAAGGACTATAGCAAGCTTGCTACGCACCAAAGCTTCTGAAAATGAGTGGAGATCCTTTAAAAGTTATGAACTCTCAAAAATaactcaagaagaagaaaatgatatttCATCAACACTTAA
This genomic stretch from Quercus robur chromosome 4, dhQueRobu3.1, whole genome shotgun sequence harbors:
- the LOC126724210 gene encoding putative disease resistance protein RGA4; its protein translation is MGHEIKAIRERLNVIAKDKDDFHFIQSSIEPQIMNRARETYSFVLEDEIVGRENDKKEIIKCLFNDNVVENISIIPIVGIGGLGKTTLAQLVYNDETVKKYFELKLWICVSDTFDVQQIVKEILKQLTKVKHEESLQLLQNQLREKINGKKYLLVLDDLWNEENNKWLLLRNLLMVGARGSRIIVTTCSESVARIIGAVSWHALRGLPEEKAWSLFVKMAFEQVQLPENEAFISLGKEIMGKCAGYLLP